The Doryrhamphus excisus isolate RoL2022-K1 chromosome 18, RoL_Dexc_1.0, whole genome shotgun sequence genome contains a region encoding:
- the cav3 gene encoding caveolin-3, producing MADQYQYNASEEKMVKDSHTKEIDLINRDPKQINEDVVKVEFEDVIAEPDGTHSLDGVWKLSYTTFTVSKYWCYRILSAIFGIPVALLWGFLFACISFCHIWAVVPCIKSCLIESQCVSRIYSLCIQTFCDPFFEALGKIFGSVRVALRKEV from the exons ATGGCGGACCAGTACCAGTACAACGCTAGCGAGGAGAAGATGGTGAAGGACAGCCACACCAAGGAGATCGATCTCATCAACAGAGACCCCAAGCAAATCAATGAAGACGTGGTGAAG GTGGAGTTCGAGGACGTGATAGCGGAGCCGGACGGTACCCACAGCTTGGATGGCGTCTGGAAGCTGAGCTACACCACCTTCACCGTGTCCAAGTACTGGTGCTACCGCATCCTGTCGGCCATATTCGGCATCCCCGTGGCTCTGCTGTGGGGCTTCCTGTTCGCCTGCATCTCCTTCTGCCACATTTGGGCGGTGGTGCCGTGCATCAAGAGCTGCCTGATCGAGTCGCAGTGCGTCAGCCGCATCTACTCCCTCTGCATTCAGACCTTCTGCGATCCTTTCTTCGAAGCCTTGGGCAAGATCTTCGGCAGCGTGCGCGTGGCACTGCGCAAAGAAGTCTAA